From a single Pieris rapae chromosome 17, ilPieRapa1.1, whole genome shotgun sequence genomic region:
- the LOC111001857 gene encoding uncharacterized protein LOC111001857, whose amino-acid sequence MWFKILIICIFCFTRSLTTSFDLGGVISGNRMAGVPLGRSLGDGEVDVEGICTGPGMACQNCTHAVTCIPLPIGWLKVPLQQCPGEQTCNAHLGQCSTTAVPECDAASQKYDHTCEQVGIFPDAYDCRKFHLCSPPKGLPDGAPADHTVALCPRHYGYNPQNAQCSILLQNGQCTHRPVPDCQRVGHSAVLEGSSNHYFVCLSKRGVLTPQIFICPHGWQYSNGFCRPFIIDSITTYRYTTTEMEKTTESTTEHPTTTSSRMDQFFSTDKPVTFAADTFLADKFDLSNYETFDETPSANEFPNSFEDNYGREIWE is encoded by the exons atgtggtttaaaattttaataatatgtattttttgttttacaagaTCT CTAACAACCTCCTTCGATCTAGGCGGTGTAATATCTGGCAATAGAATGGCTGGCGTTCCACTTGGAAGGTCGCTCGGTGATGGAGAGGTGGACGTCGAAGGGATATGCACTGGTCCAGGCATGGCTTGTCAGAACTGCACCCATGCTGTGACATGTATACCACTGCCGATCGGATGGTTGAag GTTCCTCTGCAACAATGTCCTGGTGAACAAACCTGCAATGCCCATCTGGGTCAATGCTCAACTACAGCTGTCCCCGAATGTGATGCAGCCAGTCAGAAGTATGACCATACCTGTGAACAG GTTGGCATATTCCCTGATGCGTACGACTGCAGGAAGTTCCATCTGTGCTCACCGCCAAAAGGCTTACCGGACGGAGCACCAGCAGACCACACAGTTGCTTTATGCCCGAGGCATTATGGCTATAATCCACAGAATGCTCAATGCTCG ATCCTTCTGCAAAATGGACAATGCACCCACCGCCCTGTTCCTGACTGTCAAAGAGTAGGGCATTCTGCCGTCTTGGAAGGCAGCTCTAACCATTACTTCGTATGTCTATCGAAGCGCGGTGTTCTAACGCCACAAATATTCATTTGCCCCCACGGATGGCAATATTCGAACGGCTTCTGTCGGCCCTTCATAATTGACTCGATTACCACCTACAGATACACAACAACGGAAATGGAGAAGACGACAGAAAGTACCACAGAACATCCGACAACAACATCATCTAGAATGGACCAGTTCTTTTCTACAGATAAGCCAGTGACATTTGCAGCTGACACATTCTTGGCGGACAAGTTTGATTTATCTAATTATGAAACATTTGACGAGACACCGAGTGCAAATGAGTTTCCTAATTCCTTTGAGGATAATTATGGAAGAGAAATATGGGAATAG